In Streptomyces sp. NBC_01707, a genomic segment contains:
- the gmd gene encoding GDP-mannose 4,6-dehydratase — protein MTKTALITGVTGQDGSYLAELLLSKGYRVHGLVRRSSSFNTERIDHIYQGPQEAERRLVLHHADLSDGVALVNLLREIQPDEVYNLGAQSHVRVSFDAPLYTGDVTGLSTLRLLEAIRASGVETRIYQASSSEMFGSTPPPQNEDTPFHPRSPYGAAKVFAYWTTVNYREAYGMFAVNGILFNHESPRRGETFVTRKITRAVARIKAGLQDRLYLGNLDAVRDWGYAPEYVEAMWRMLQHDEPTDYVVATGVPATVRQFMETAFAHADLDWNEYVRYDPKYERPSEVDALIGDASKARETLGWRPGTLVEELARIMVDADVRQVEDQLAGAAVRIDR, from the coding sequence ATGACCAAGACCGCGCTGATCACCGGTGTCACCGGGCAGGACGGCTCGTACCTGGCGGAACTGCTGCTGTCGAAGGGATACCGGGTGCACGGCCTGGTACGGCGGTCGTCCAGCTTCAACACCGAGCGGATCGACCACATCTATCAGGGTCCCCAGGAGGCCGAGCGACGCCTCGTGCTGCATCACGCCGACCTCTCCGACGGGGTGGCGCTGGTGAACCTGCTGCGCGAGATACAGCCGGACGAGGTATACAACCTGGGCGCCCAGTCCCATGTGCGAGTCTCCTTCGACGCACCGCTCTACACCGGCGACGTGACCGGCCTGAGCACGCTGCGGTTGCTGGAGGCGATCCGGGCGAGCGGGGTGGAGACCCGCATCTACCAGGCGTCGTCCTCGGAGATGTTCGGCTCCACGCCGCCCCCGCAGAACGAGGACACCCCCTTCCACCCGCGCAGCCCGTACGGTGCCGCGAAGGTCTTCGCGTACTGGACCACCGTCAACTACCGTGAGGCCTATGGGATGTTCGCGGTGAACGGCATCCTCTTCAACCATGAGTCCCCGCGCCGTGGCGAGACCTTCGTGACCCGCAAGATCACCCGCGCCGTCGCCCGGATCAAGGCCGGTCTCCAGGACCGTCTCTACCTCGGCAACCTGGACGCGGTCCGCGACTGGGGGTACGCACCCGAGTACGTCGAGGCGATGTGGCGGATGCTCCAGCACGACGAGCCGACGGACTACGTGGTCGCCACCGGAGTCCCGGCCACCGTGCGGCAGTTCATGGAGACCGCGTTCGCCCACGCCGACCTCGACTGGAACGAGTACGTGCGCTACGACCCCAAGTACGAGCGTCCCAGCGAGGTCGACGCACTGATCGGGGACGCGTCCAAGGCGCGCGAGACGTTGGGCTGGCGGCCCGGCACCCTGGTCGAGGAGCTCGCACGGATCATGGTCGACGCCGATGTGCGGCAGGTGGAGGACCAGCTCGCGGGCGCCGCCGTGCGCATCGACCGCTGA
- a CDS encoding 6-phosphofructokinase produces MRIGVLTSGGDCPGLNAVIRSVVHRAVVDHGDEVIGFHDGWKGLLECDYRKLDLDAVGGILARGGTILGSSRVQPAHLRGGVKQAKGHVADLGLDAIIPIGGEGTLKAANLLSEAGLPIVGVPKTIDNDIASTDVTFGFDTAVGVATEALDRLKTTAESHQRVLIVEVMGRHTGWIALHSGMAAGAHAIVVPERPFDMDELTELVGKRFSAGKKFAIVVVAEGAKPRAGSMEFEQGTKDIYGHERFAGVATQLSIELEQRLGKEARPVILGHVQRGGTPTAYDRVLATRFGWHAVEAAHRGEFGMMTALRGTDITMVPLAQAVETLKTVPAERYAEAECVL; encoded by the coding sequence ATGCGAATTGGTGTGCTCACCTCCGGCGGCGACTGCCCCGGCCTCAATGCCGTCATCCGTTCCGTCGTGCACCGCGCGGTGGTCGACCACGGCGACGAGGTCATCGGCTTCCACGACGGGTGGAAGGGCCTCCTCGAGTGCGACTACCGCAAGCTCGACCTCGACGCGGTCGGTGGCATTCTCGCCCGCGGCGGCACCATCCTCGGCTCCTCCCGGGTCCAGCCCGCACATCTGCGGGGCGGCGTCAAACAGGCCAAGGGCCATGTCGCCGATCTCGGTCTCGACGCGATCATCCCGATCGGCGGCGAGGGCACGCTGAAGGCGGCCAATCTGCTCTCCGAGGCGGGGCTGCCGATCGTCGGCGTACCGAAGACCATCGACAACGACATCGCGTCGACCGATGTGACGTTCGGCTTCGACACCGCGGTCGGTGTCGCCACCGAGGCCCTCGACCGGCTGAAGACCACCGCCGAATCGCACCAGCGGGTGCTGATCGTGGAGGTCATGGGCCGCCACACCGGCTGGATCGCCCTGCACTCGGGCATGGCGGCCGGTGCGCACGCCATCGTCGTGCCGGAGCGCCCCTTCGACATGGACGAACTGACCGAGCTGGTCGGCAAGCGCTTCTCGGCGGGCAAGAAGTTCGCGATCGTCGTGGTCGCCGAGGGCGCCAAGCCGCGCGCCGGGTCCATGGAGTTCGAGCAGGGCACCAAGGACATCTACGGCCACGAGCGGTTCGCCGGAGTGGCCACCCAGCTCTCCATCGAGCTGGAGCAGCGCCTCGGCAAGGAGGCCCGCCCGGTGATACTCGGCCATGTGCAGCGCGGTGGCACCCCGACCGCGTACGACAGGGTCCTGGCGACCCGCTTCGGCTGGCACGCGGTCGAGGCGGCGCACCGCGGCGAGTTCGGCATGATGACGGCGCTGCGCGGCACGGACATCACGATGGTGCCGCTGGCTCAGGCCGTGGAGACGCTGAAGACGGTCCCGGCCGAGCGGTACGCCGAGGCCGAGTGCGTGCTCTGA
- a CDS encoding LCP family protein, whose product MVGDRNTAETEATDLDEAGEREAAAGGTGPVASDPVSDVRDPSIIPSQKGVDAAGISRTQPRRGRNRTRRVLLGALALLAVGLLMVGGSAWWAVDHYTGKVDRISGVFPTKVPAAAQPAPSEGGQTFLLVGVDSRSALPTTGRDAKAPEWKYGAQRSDTMMLVHLPADHSGAYVVSLPRDAWVDIPGHGKAKLNAAFSWGGPPLLIDTVQRLTKVRVDHLAVIDWDGFKKLTDSVGGVDLVVDGADRHMNGTQALVYVRERYHLARGDFDRTHRQQYFLRTLLAKVMRPSTFSNPVKATEVLDDLTAAVSVDDRLGDGDLRDLLWDNKEVRPGDIVFMNAPAKGTGMISGQSVVLLDSVAGPQLWRAMREDALDDYLQSHDADRLGATTP is encoded by the coding sequence ATGGTGGGGGACAGGAACACGGCCGAGACCGAAGCGACGGACCTGGACGAAGCGGGGGAGCGGGAGGCAGCGGCGGGCGGAACCGGTCCGGTGGCATCCGACCCGGTGTCCGACGTCCGCGATCCGTCAATCATTCCTTCGCAAAAGGGAGTTGATGCCGCCGGAATATCGCGGACGCAGCCCCGGCGTGGCAGGAACCGCACACGTCGGGTGCTCCTCGGGGCGCTCGCACTGCTCGCTGTGGGACTGCTCATGGTGGGCGGGAGTGCCTGGTGGGCCGTCGACCACTACACCGGGAAGGTCGACCGTATCTCCGGTGTCTTCCCGACGAAGGTCCCCGCGGCCGCGCAGCCGGCACCCTCCGAGGGTGGCCAGACCTTCCTCCTCGTCGGCGTCGACAGCCGCTCCGCCCTGCCGACCACGGGTCGTGACGCCAAAGCCCCCGAGTGGAAGTACGGTGCCCAGCGCAGTGACACGATGATGCTGGTCCACCTCCCGGCCGACCACTCCGGCGCGTACGTCGTCTCGCTGCCCCGTGACGCGTGGGTGGACATCCCCGGACACGGCAAGGCCAAGCTCAACGCCGCCTTCTCCTGGGGCGGACCGCCGCTGCTCATCGACACCGTGCAGCGGCTGACCAAGGTGCGCGTCGACCATCTCGCCGTCATCGACTGGGACGGTTTCAAGAAGCTCACCGACTCCGTCGGCGGAGTGGACCTCGTCGTGGACGGCGCCGACCGCCACATGAACGGAACGCAGGCCCTGGTCTACGTGCGTGAGCGTTATCACCTCGCCCGCGGCGACTTCGACCGCACGCACCGTCAGCAGTACTTCCTGCGGACGCTGCTGGCGAAGGTCATGCGGCCGTCCACCTTCTCCAACCCCGTCAAGGCCACCGAGGTGCTGGACGACCTCACCGCCGCCGTGAGCGTCGACGACCGGCTCGGCGACGGCGACCTGCGTGACCTGCTGTGGGACAACAAGGAGGTAAGGCCCGGGGACATCGTCTTCATGAACGCTCCCGCCAAGGGGACCGGAATGATCTCCGGTCAGTCCGTGGTCCTCCTGGATTCCGTCGCGGGCCCTCAGCTGTGGCGGGCCATGCGCGAGGACGCCCTCGACGACTACCTGCAGTCGCACGATGCCGACCGGCTCGGCGCCACGACTCCCTGA
- a CDS encoding acyl-CoA dehydrogenase family protein, with protein MAEFTLELNDDQKQVRDWLHGFAADVIRPAAAEWDEREETPWPVIQEAAKVGIYSLDFYAQQFFDPTGLGIPMAMEELFWGDAGIALSIVGTGLAAVGVLANGTEEQIGTWIPQMYGDANDVKVAAFCSSEPDAGSDVASMRTRAVYDQAKDEWVLNGTKTWATNGGIANVHVVVAVVDAELGSKGHASFIVPPNTPGLSQGQKFKKHGIRASHTAEVVLEDVRVPGHCLLGGKEKLDQRMARARERAQSGGERVKNAAMATFEASRPAVGAMAVGTARAAYEVALDYARTRTQFGRPIIDNQGIAFQLADMRTQIDAARLLVWRASWMATTGKPFESAEGSMSKLYASETAKKVTAQAIQILGGNGFTREYPVERMHRDAAIYTIFEGTSEIQRLVIARTLSGMPIR; from the coding sequence ATGGCCGAGTTCACGCTCGAGCTCAACGACGACCAGAAGCAGGTCCGTGACTGGCTTCACGGTTTTGCCGCGGATGTCATCCGCCCGGCCGCTGCCGAGTGGGACGAGCGTGAGGAGACGCCCTGGCCCGTCATCCAGGAGGCGGCCAAGGTCGGCATCTACTCCCTCGACTTCTACGCCCAGCAGTTCTTCGACCCGACGGGGCTCGGCATCCCGATGGCGATGGAGGAGTTGTTCTGGGGCGACGCGGGCATCGCCCTGTCGATCGTCGGTACGGGCCTGGCGGCCGTCGGCGTCCTCGCCAACGGCACCGAGGAGCAGATAGGCACCTGGATCCCTCAGATGTACGGCGACGCGAACGATGTGAAGGTCGCCGCCTTCTGCTCGTCCGAGCCGGACGCGGGCTCGGACGTCGCCTCCATGCGGACCCGGGCTGTGTACGACCAGGCCAAGGACGAGTGGGTGCTGAACGGCACCAAGACCTGGGCGACCAACGGCGGCATCGCCAATGTCCATGTCGTCGTCGCCGTGGTCGACGCGGAGCTCGGTTCCAAGGGCCACGCCTCCTTCATCGTGCCGCCGAACACCCCCGGCCTCTCGCAGGGCCAGAAGTTCAAGAAGCACGGCATCCGGGCCTCGCACACGGCGGAGGTCGTCCTGGAGGACGTCCGGGTCCCCGGGCACTGCCTGCTCGGCGGCAAGGAGAAGCTGGACCAGCGCATGGCGCGGGCCCGTGAACGCGCGCAGTCCGGCGGCGAGCGTGTGAAGAACGCGGCGATGGCCACGTTCGAGGCGTCCCGCCCGGCGGTCGGCGCGATGGCGGTCGGCACCGCCCGGGCGGCGTACGAGGTGGCGCTCGACTACGCCAGGACCCGTACCCAGTTCGGCCGGCCGATCATCGACAACCAGGGCATCGCGTTCCAGCTCGCGGACATGCGTACGCAGATCGACGCGGCCCGGCTGCTGGTCTGGCGCGCCTCCTGGATGGCGACCACGGGCAAGCCGTTCGAGTCTGCGGAGGGCTCGATGTCCAAGCTGTACGCGAGTGAGACGGCGAAGAAGGTCACCGCGCAGGCGATCCAGATCCTCGGCGGCAACGGCTTCACCCGGGAGTACCCGGTCGAGCGGATGCACCGGGACGCGGCGATCTACACCATCTTCGAGGGCACGAGCGAGATCCAGCGCCTGGTGATCGCGCGCACGCTGTCGGGCATGCCGATTCGCTAG
- a CDS encoding TetR family transcriptional regulator — METTRQAERQRTAAEQRRRELLEAADRVVLRDGPKASMNAIAAEAGITKPILYRHFGDKGGLYRALAKRHTDALLSALRAALDAPAERRQRVEATLDTYLAAIEARPQVYRFLMHPSDDAAPSTEQGFDVGRHSAPLLRRLGEELALVIAERVDLGPDSQEMARIWGHGIVGMMHAAGDWWLSERPCSRAQLVRSLADLLWGRLAAVGDRPGGPGF, encoded by the coding sequence ATGGAGACCACACGACAGGCCGAGCGACAGCGGACCGCGGCCGAACAGCGCCGCAGGGAGCTGCTGGAGGCCGCCGACCGCGTGGTGCTCAGGGACGGGCCCAAGGCGTCGATGAACGCCATCGCGGCCGAGGCGGGGATCACCAAGCCCATTCTGTACCGGCACTTCGGCGACAAGGGCGGCCTTTACCGCGCGCTCGCCAAGCGCCACACCGACGCCCTGCTGAGCGCACTGCGGGCGGCGCTCGACGCCCCCGCCGAACGCCGACAGCGGGTCGAGGCGACGCTCGACACCTATCTCGCGGCGATCGAGGCCCGCCCGCAGGTCTACCGCTTCCTGATGCACCCGTCCGACGACGCGGCGCCCTCCACCGAGCAGGGCTTCGACGTCGGGCGGCACTCCGCTCCGCTGTTGCGCCGGCTCGGCGAGGAGCTTGCCCTGGTGATCGCCGAGCGGGTGGACCTGGGGCCGGACAGCCAGGAGATGGCCCGCATCTGGGGCCACGGCATCGTCGGCATGATGCATGCCGCGGGCGACTGGTGGCTGAGTGAACGCCCTTGCTCACGCGCTCAGTTGGTGCGCAGCCTGGCCGATCTGCTGTGGGGCAGGCTGGCCGCCGTGGGCGACCGTCCGGGCGGTCCCGGTTTCTGA
- a CDS encoding type 1 glutamine amidotransferase yields MSNNGLRLVWVYPDLLSTYGDQGNALVVERRARQRGLDVQRVDVRSDQPIPTSGDIYLIGGGEDRPQRLAAERLRRDGGLSRAASNGAIIFSVCAGYQILGHEFINDLGEREPGLGLLDVVSTRGEGARCVGDVLADIDPQLGLPPLTGFENHQGVTHLGPTARPFARVQFGRGNGTGDGTEGAYNDTVFGTYMHGPVMARNPMIADLLLKLALDVNALPPTDDRWYEALRAERIASATQPA; encoded by the coding sequence ATGAGCAACAACGGTCTGCGTCTGGTCTGGGTCTACCCCGACCTGCTGAGCACCTACGGCGACCAGGGCAACGCGCTGGTCGTGGAGCGCCGGGCCCGGCAGCGCGGTCTCGACGTGCAGCGCGTCGACGTCCGCAGCGACCAGCCGATCCCGACGTCCGGCGACATCTATCTGATCGGGGGCGGTGAGGACCGGCCGCAGCGGCTCGCCGCGGAACGGCTGCGCCGCGACGGCGGTCTCAGCCGGGCCGCGTCCAACGGCGCGATCATCTTCTCGGTCTGCGCCGGCTACCAGATCCTCGGCCATGAGTTCATCAACGACCTCGGTGAGCGCGAGCCCGGCCTGGGGCTGCTCGACGTGGTCTCCACCCGCGGCGAGGGAGCCAGGTGCGTCGGTGACGTACTGGCCGACATCGACCCGCAGCTGGGCCTGCCGCCGCTGACCGGTTTCGAGAACCACCAGGGCGTCACCCATCTGGGTCCGACGGCTCGGCCGTTCGCCCGGGTGCAGTTCGGCCGGGGCAACGGCACGGGTGACGGCACCGAGGGCGCGTACAACGACACGGTCTTCGGCACGTACATGCACGGGCCCGTGATGGCCCGTAACCCGATGATCGCGGACCTGCTGCTGAAGCTGGCCCTCGACGTCAACGCGCTGCCGCCGACGGACGACCGTTGGTACGAGGCACTGCGCGCCGAGCGCATCGCCTCGGCGACCCAGCCCGCATGA
- a CDS encoding glycoside hydrolase family 71 protein, with product MTDHPALRTYRHRRPSGRRRRAALGALFGLLLIGLIAGTGLARDREDASRAERTGAEALPFDLPTADVLRDSPHLVFAHYFPPYPLSLDNQPAEHDYYARNYLTPQGEQGRHGAYGGLLRDRPLPVQPSGGDWRLANLEREVRTARAAGLDGFTVDILSLTGTNRQRVDMLLRAAHRVDPGFRIVLMPDMTSLHTDPRTLADELARLAASSSAYRLADGRLVVSPFKAEAQDPAWWGQVVARLRDHGIGTALVPVFLDFRANAERFAPISHAFSSWGNRSYTGQDNVPGDIQLAHSLGKKWMQAVSVQDARPNQGVYDEAGNTATLRSTWNHAISDGADWVQLTTWNDYSEGSQFAPSLHNGHTYLDISSYYLTRFKTGAWPQIVRDTVYVTSRIQFTDAGSASLQPRLMRPRPGTASPRDQVEVLTFLTAPATVSARVGTVPHTYRVPVGVHARGLPLSPGRTEAVVRRAGTTVAAVTTRFPVRRTVTVQDLQYYAVSSGR from the coding sequence ATGACGGATCATCCCGCTCTTCGAACGTACCGGCACCGGAGGCCGTCGGGCCGACGGCGGCGCGCCGCACTCGGTGCCCTGTTCGGCCTGCTGCTGATCGGACTGATCGCCGGCACCGGCCTGGCCCGTGACCGGGAAGACGCATCCCGAGCCGAGCGGACGGGCGCCGAGGCGCTTCCTTTCGACCTGCCGACCGCGGATGTGCTCCGTGACAGCCCGCATCTGGTCTTCGCGCACTACTTTCCGCCGTATCCGCTCTCCCTCGACAATCAGCCCGCCGAGCACGACTACTACGCCCGCAACTACCTCACGCCGCAAGGTGAGCAGGGCAGGCACGGGGCCTACGGAGGACTGCTGCGCGACCGGCCGCTGCCCGTTCAGCCGTCCGGCGGCGACTGGCGACTCGCCAACCTGGAACGGGAGGTGCGGACCGCCCGGGCCGCCGGCCTCGACGGATTCACTGTCGACATCCTCTCCTTGACCGGCACCAACCGGCAGCGCGTCGACATGCTGCTGCGCGCGGCGCATCGCGTCGATCCGGGCTTCCGCATCGTTCTGATGCCGGACATGACCTCCCTGCACACCGACCCGCGTACCCTCGCCGACGAGTTGGCCCGGCTCGCCGCGTCATCGTCCGCATACCGGCTGGCCGACGGACGCCTCGTGGTCTCCCCGTTCAAGGCCGAGGCCCAGGACCCTGCCTGGTGGGGTCAAGTCGTCGCGCGCCTGCGCGACCACGGCATCGGCACCGCGCTCGTCCCGGTCTTCCTGGACTTCCGTGCCAACGCCGAGAGGTTCGCGCCGATCAGCCACGCCTTCTCGTCCTGGGGCAACCGCAGCTACACCGGCCAGGACAACGTTCCCGGCGACATTCAGCTCGCCCACTCCCTGGGAAAGAAGTGGATGCAGGCCGTGTCCGTGCAGGACGCCCGGCCCAACCAGGGTGTCTACGACGAGGCGGGGAACACCGCCACCCTGCGGTCGACCTGGAACCACGCCATCTCCGACGGTGCGGACTGGGTGCAGCTCACCACCTGGAACGACTACTCGGAAGGCAGCCAGTTCGCCCCCTCACTGCACAACGGCCACACGTATCTGGACATCTCCTCCTACTACCTCACCCGCTTCAAGACCGGAGCTTGGCCGCAGATCGTCCGCGACACCGTGTACGTCACCTCTCGCATCCAGTTCACCGATGCCGGCAGTGCCTCGCTTCAGCCCCGACTGATGCGCCCGCGTCCGGGCACCGCGTCCCCGCGCGACCAGGTGGAGGTGCTCACCTTTCTGACCGCGCCCGCCACGGTCTCCGCGCGCGTGGGCACCGTGCCGCACACCTACCGTGTTCCCGTCGGCGTGCACGCCCGGGGCCTGCCGCTGAGCCCCGGTCGCACCGAGGCCGTGGTGCGCCGCGCGGGGACCACCGTCGCCGCAGTCACGACCCGCTTTCCGGTGCGTCGTACGGTCACCGTGCAGGACCTTCAGTACTACGCGGTCTCCAGCGGCCGATGA
- a CDS encoding MurT ligase domain-containing protein codes for MAGNTEPLSPRAKLAVTAGKAAAAVSRAAGRGSGSVIGGRVALKLDPDLLGRLAQHLDVILVSATNGKTTTTRLIAEALRAAGPVVSNALGANMPAGITSALAGGSDAKYGVIEVDEKYLAGVARDTTPKVIALLNLSRDQLDRAAETRMLAEKWREGLSGSKAVIVANADDPLIVWAASSSTNVVWVAAGQAWKDDAWSCPSCGGVMQRPGDDWFCGECGFRRPAPSWVLHGDYVLDPHGSAWPIHLQLPGRANKANATSSAAVAAVFGVPPQVALERMYQVQAVAGRYDVVTFLGRELRLLLAKNPAGWLETFSLIDPPPTPVILSVNARGADGTDTSWLWDVDYTQLAGHPIFVLGDRKLDLAVRLEVAGLDFRVCESLDEAVQQAPPGRIEVIANYTAFQDLRRRVGN; via the coding sequence ATGGCAGGCAACACGGAGCCGTTGTCGCCGCGGGCCAAGCTGGCGGTGACGGCGGGCAAGGCCGCTGCGGCGGTGTCGCGCGCTGCGGGGCGCGGCAGCGGATCGGTGATCGGCGGCCGGGTGGCGCTCAAGCTCGACCCCGACCTGCTGGGGCGACTGGCGCAGCACCTGGACGTGATCCTCGTGTCGGCGACGAACGGCAAGACGACGACGACCCGGCTGATCGCCGAGGCGCTGCGGGCCGCCGGCCCGGTTGTGTCGAACGCGCTCGGCGCCAACATGCCCGCGGGCATCACCTCCGCCCTGGCCGGTGGCTCGGACGCGAAGTACGGCGTGATCGAGGTCGACGAGAAGTACCTCGCCGGTGTCGCGCGGGACACGACGCCCAAGGTGATCGCGCTGCTCAACCTCTCGCGCGACCAGTTGGACCGCGCCGCGGAGACCCGGATGCTGGCCGAGAAGTGGCGTGAAGGACTGTCCGGCTCGAAGGCCGTGATCGTCGCCAACGCCGACGACCCGCTGATCGTCTGGGCGGCGTCCTCCTCCACCAACGTGGTGTGGGTCGCGGCCGGTCAGGCGTGGAAGGACGACGCCTGGTCCTGCCCGTCCTGCGGCGGTGTGATGCAGCGCCCCGGCGACGACTGGTTCTGCGGCGAGTGCGGCTTCCGCCGCCCCGCGCCGAGCTGGGTGCTGCACGGCGACTACGTCCTGGACCCGCACGGTTCGGCGTGGCCGATCCATCTGCAGCTGCCCGGCCGCGCGAACAAGGCGAACGCCACCAGTTCGGCCGCCGTCGCCGCCGTCTTCGGGGTGCCTCCGCAGGTCGCGCTGGAGCGCATGTATCAGGTGCAGGCCGTCGCCGGCCGCTACGACGTGGTCACCTTCCTCGGCCGTGAGCTGCGGCTCCTGCTGGCGAAGAACCCGGCGGGCTGGCTCGAAACGTTTTCCCTGATCGACCCGCCGCCCACGCCGGTGATCCTCTCCGTCAACGCCCGAGGCGCTGACGGCACCGACACCTCCTGGCTGTGGGACGTCGACTACACCCAGCTCGCGGGCCACCCGATCTTCGTGCTCGGTGACCGCAAGCTGGACCTCGCGGTGCGCCTCGAAGTGGCCGGTCTCGACTTCCGGGTCTGCGAGAGCCTCGACGAGGCCGTGCAGCAGGCCCCGCCCGGCCGTATCGAGGTCATCGCCAACTACACCGCCTTCCAGGACCTGCGCCGCCGTGTCGGCAACTGA
- a CDS encoding cytochrome c oxidase assembly protein, giving the protein MDHSGHGMNMDLPPFTLGRGLPFSADPFFLIGCVLALGLYGYGVLRLRRRGDSWPVGRTVFFVIGVLTIALVMCTRLNDYGMVMFSVHMVQHMVISMLSPILLLLGAPVTLALRALPVAGRGRKGPRELLLMLLHSRYMKIITHPVFTIPLFIASLYALYFTPLFDFLMGSKTGHLAMMVHFLAVGLVFFWPIMGVDPGPHRPGYVMRMLELFAGMPFHAFFGIALMMATSPMVETYKHPPASLGIDALSDQNWAGGIAWAFSEIPSVLVLIALVFQWYRSEQRTARRADRAADRDGDQELKAYNAYLASLQARGQ; this is encoded by the coding sequence ATGGATCACAGCGGGCACGGCATGAACATGGATCTGCCGCCGTTCACGCTGGGACGTGGGCTCCCATTCTCCGCGGACCCGTTCTTCCTGATCGGCTGCGTCCTGGCGCTCGGCCTGTACGGGTACGGCGTGCTGCGGCTGCGCAGACGCGGCGACAGCTGGCCGGTCGGCCGGACGGTCTTCTTCGTCATCGGGGTGCTGACCATCGCCCTGGTCATGTGCACCAGGCTCAACGACTACGGCATGGTCATGTTCAGCGTGCACATGGTGCAGCACATGGTGATCAGCATGCTGTCGCCGATCCTGCTGCTGCTGGGCGCCCCGGTGACACTGGCGCTGCGCGCCCTGCCGGTCGCGGGCCGGGGCCGGAAGGGCCCGCGCGAGCTGCTGCTCATGCTGCTGCACAGCCGGTACATGAAGATCATCACGCATCCGGTGTTCACCATCCCGCTCTTCATCGCCAGCCTGTACGCGCTCTACTTCACCCCGCTGTTCGACTTCCTGATGGGTTCGAAGACCGGCCACCTCGCGATGATGGTGCACTTCCTCGCGGTCGGCCTGGTCTTCTTCTGGCCGATCATGGGCGTCGACCCGGGACCGCACCGGCCCGGCTACGTGATGCGGATGCTGGAACTGTTCGCCGGAATGCCGTTCCACGCGTTCTTCGGCATCGCGCTGATGATGGCGACCTCGCCGATGGTGGAGACGTACAAGCATCCACCGGCCTCGCTCGGCATCGACGCGCTGAGCGACCAGAACTGGGCGGGCGGCATCGCCTGGGCGTTCAGTGAGATCCCCTCGGTGCTGGTGCTGATCGCGCTGGTCTTCCAGTGGTACCGGTCGGAGCAGCGGACGGCGCGGCGCGCGGACCGCGCCGCCGACCGGGACGGCGACCAGGAGCTGAAGGCGTACAACGCCTACCTCGCCTCGTTGCAGGCGCGCGGACAGTAG
- a CDS encoding sugar transferase, giving the protein MGLKSRRGDGVAHHTPVEWRRPDERPGMTVLRQIDGRSDRSWDETVQLDLSYVDNRSITSVDVVMSRTFRAVVDGRGAS; this is encoded by the coding sequence ATGGGCCTCAAGTCCCGCCGGGGCGACGGGGTGGCGCACCACACGCCCGTCGAGTGGCGGCGGCCGGACGAACGACCGGGCATGACCGTGCTGCGGCAGATCGACGGACGCTCCGACCGGTCCTGGGACGAGACCGTCCAGCTCGATCTCAGTTACGTCGACAACCGGTCGATCACCAGCGTGGACGTCGTCATGTCCCGCACGTTCCGCGCCGTCGTCGACGGCCGCGGGGCGTCCTGA
- the def gene encoding peptide deformylase: MRNRPIPGSSGLVRALTLLGDPVLHGACEEVTDFGPSLARLVEDMFATMYAAQGVGLAANQIGVPLRVFVYDCPDDEDVRHLGHLVNPELVEVDGITVRGPEGCLSLPGLEAATPRFDHAVVEGVNVEGEPVRVDGTGWFARCLQHECDHLEGSVYTDRLTGLRRARALRAARRAPWGRTD, encoded by the coding sequence ATGCGAAACCGTCCGATCCCCGGCAGTTCCGGACTCGTCCGTGCCCTGACCCTGCTCGGCGACCCGGTGCTCCACGGTGCCTGCGAGGAGGTCACCGACTTCGGGCCCTCGCTCGCCCGGCTGGTCGAGGACATGTTCGCCACGATGTACGCGGCGCAGGGGGTCGGGCTGGCCGCCAACCAGATCGGCGTGCCGCTGCGGGTGTTCGTCTACGACTGTCCGGACGACGAAGACGTCCGTCACCTCGGGCATCTCGTCAATCCGGAACTCGTCGAGGTGGACGGCATCACCGTACGCGGACCGGAAGGCTGTCTCTCACTGCCCGGCCTCGAGGCCGCCACCCCGCGGTTCGACCATGCGGTCGTCGAGGGCGTGAACGTCGAGGGGGAGCCGGTACGGGTCGACGGCACCGGCTGGTTCGCGCGCTGTCTGCAGCACGAATGCGACCACCTCGAAGGCTCCGTCTACACGGACCGGCTGACCGGGCTGCGCCGGGCGAGGGCGCTGCGCGCGGCCCGCCGGGCGCCGTGGGGACGTACCGACTGA